One region of Juglans microcarpa x Juglans regia isolate MS1-56 chromosome 7S, Jm3101_v1.0, whole genome shotgun sequence genomic DNA includes:
- the LOC121240600 gene encoding LOW QUALITY PROTEIN: pumilio homolog 2-like (The sequence of the model RefSeq protein was modified relative to this genomic sequence to represent the inferred CDS: inserted 2 bases in 2 codons), whose product MLSELGRRPMLGGNEGSFGDEFEKEIGLLLREQRSRQDADDLERELNMYRSGSAPPTVEGSLSAVGGLFGGGGGAGASGGGGSTFSDFSGSKNGNGFASEEELRSDPSYLSYYYSNVNLNPRLPPPLLSKEDWRFAQRLKGXSSVLDGIGDRRKVNRADDGGSRSLFSMPPGFSTRKQETKLESDQGHGSAEWGGDGLIGLPSLGLGSKQKSLAEIFQDDLGRASPVNGFPSRPASRNAFDENVEMVGSAEAELAHLRRELKTSDALRSGANGSSAVQNMGAPSYTYAAALGASLSRSGTPDPQLVARAPSPCLTPIGGGRAGPSEKRGITSPNSYNGVSSSINDSADLVVALSGMNLSTNGKLDDETRLPSQIEQDINKQQNYLFSLQGSQNHSKQHSYLNKSESGHLHMHSDPQSAKVLYSDSVKGTGAGSELNNSPSDRQVELQNSALSSGNSYLRGSTNGGGGFHAQYQHIDATNSSFANYDLSGYSVNPPLASMMASQVGTGNLSPFYENVAAASAIAAPGMDSRVIAGGLLSGAAASEAHNHGRMGSQMPGSAFQASFVDPMYLQYFRTSEYAAQLAALNDPSMDRNYLGNSYMNLHELQKASLGALLSQQKSQYGLPLGSKSGGSNNHGYYGNPAFGVGMSYPGSPMAGSVIPSSPVGPGSPMRYNELNMRFPTGTRNXSRGVMGPWHLDAGFNMDESFASSLLEEFKSNKTKSFELSEISRHVVEFSADQYGSRFIQQKLETATTEEKTMVYQEIMPQALALMTDVFGNYVVQKFFEHGLPSQRRELANKLFGHVLTLSLQMYGCRVIQKAIEVVDLDQKIKMVEELDGNVMRCVRDQNGNHVIQKCIECVPEDEIHFIVSTFFDQVVTLSTHPYGCRVIQRVLEHCNDPTTQSKVMDEILGAVSMLAQDQYGNYVVQHVLEHGKPHERSAIIKELAGNIVQMSQQKFASNVVEKCLTFGGPSERLLLVNEMLGSTDENEPLQAMMKDQFANYVVQKVLETCDDQQRELILSRIKVHLSALKKYTYGKHIVARVEKLVAAGERRIAAQSPHPA is encoded by the exons ATGTTGAGTGAATTGGGAAGGAGACCGATGCTTGGAGGTAACGAAGGATCGTTTGGGGATGAGTTCGAGAAGGAGATAGGACTGTTGCTCCGAGAGCAGCGTAGTCGGCAAGATGCTGATGATCTCGAACGTGAGCTTAATATGTATAGAAGTGGGTCTGCTCCTCCAACTGTGGAGGGTTCATTGAGTGCCGTTGGCGGGTTGTTtggcggtggtggtggtgccgGCGCCAGTGGTGGAGGCGGTAGCACCTTTTCGGATTTTTCTGGAAGTAAGAACGGAAATGGGTTTGCGTCTGAGGAGGAGCTTAGGTCCGATCCATCTTATCTTTCCTACTACTACTCGAATGTAAACCTCAATCCTCGACTTCCGCCTCCTTTGCTCTCGAAGGAGGATTGGAGGTTTGCACAAAGATTGAAAG GGAGTTCGGTGCTGGATGGGATTGGAGACAGGAGGAAGGTGAACAGGGCCGACGATGGTGGCAGTAGGTCATTGTTTTCGATGCCCCCGGGGTTTAGCACGAGGAAACAAGAAACTAAGCTTGAGTCAGACCAAGGACATGGCTCTGCAGAGTGGGGTGGTGATGGACTGATTGGTTTGCCGAGTTTAGGACTCGGGAGCAAACAAAAGAGCCTAGCTGAAATCTTTCAG GATGACTTAGGGCGTGCATCTCCTGTCAATGGGTTTCCATCTCGTCCAGCCAGCCGCAATGCTTTTGATGAGAATGTTGAAATGGTAGGATCCGCTGAAGCAGAGCTAGCTCATTTGCGCCGTGAGCTGAAAACCTCTGATGCTTTACGATCTGGGGCAAATGGATCATCTGCTGTCCAAAACATGGGCGCTCCTTCATATACTTATGCAGCTGCTCTAGGTGCTTCCCTGTCAAGAAGTGGAACTCCAGATCCCCAACTCGTTGCTAGGGCTCCTAGCCCTTGCCTTACTCCTATTGGAGGAGGCAGGGCTGGCCCATCTGAAAAGAGAGGCATTACTAGTCCAAACTCATATAATGGTGTCTCATCTAGCATCAATGATTCGGCAGATCTGGTAGTTGCTTTGTCTGGCATGAATTTGTCAACTAATGGTAAGCTAGATGATGAAACTCGCTTGCCATCACAGATTGAACAGGACatcaacaaacaacaaaattatctaTTCAGTCTACAAGGTAGTCAGAATCATAGCAAGCAACATTCATACTTAAATAAATCGGAATCGGGGCATTTGCATATGCATTCTGATCCTCAATCAGCGAAAGTGTTGTATTCTGACTCGGTTAAGGGCACTGGGGCTGGGTCAGAGCTGAACAACTCTCCCTCTGATAGGCAAGTGGAACTGCAAAATTCTGCTCTTTCGTCTGGTAATTCATACTTAAGAGGATCTACTAATGGTGGAGGCGGGTTCCATGCTCAGTATCAGCATATAGATGCCACAAATTCGTCATTTGCTAACTATGATTTAAGTGGTTACAGTGTAAATCCACCTCTGGCATCCATGATGGCTAGCCAAGTTGGAACTGGTAACCTGTCACCCTTCTATGAAAATGTTGCTGCAGCATCTGCTATTGCTGCTCCTGGGATGGACTCGAGAGTTATTGCAGGAGGTTTGCTTTCTGGAGCTGCTGCTTCTGAAGCACATAATCATGGTAGAATGGGTAGCCAAATGCCCGGGAGTGCTTTTCAGGCATCATTTGTGGATCCAATGTATCTTCAGTACTTTAGGACATCTGAGTATGCAGCACAGCTTGCTGCTCTTAATGATCCTTCTATGGATAGGAATTACTTAGGTAACTCATACATGAATTTACATGAGCTCCAGAAAGCTTCTCTTGGGGCTCTTCTATCCCAGCAGAAGTCTCAGTATGGTCTTCCATTGGGCAGCAAGTCTGGTGGTTCTAATAATCATGGTTATTATGGGAATCCTGCATTTGGTGTTGGCATGTCTTATCCTGGAAGTCCAATGGCAGGTTCTGTTATTCCTAGCTCTCCAGTTGGACCTGGTAGTCCTATGAGGTACAATGAGCTGAACATGCGTTTTCCTACTGGCACGAGGA TTAGCAGGGGCGTCATGGGACCCTGGCACCTGGATGCTGGATTTAACATGGATGAAAGCTTTGCATCTTCACTACTAGAAGAATTTAAGAGCAATAAAACTAAGTCTTTTGAACTTTCTGAAATTTCTCGTCATGTTGTTGAATTTAG CGCGGATCAGTATGGGAGCCGATTTATTCAACAGAAACTTGAAACAGCAACAACAGAAGAGAAAACCATGGTTTATCAGGAAATCATGCCCCAAGCTCTTGCTTTAATGACTGATGTGTTTGGTAATTATGTTGTTCAGAAG TTTTTCGAGCATGGACTTCCATCCCAGAGAAGGGAATTGGCTAACAAGCTTTTTGGTCATGTGCTGACACTTAGCCTTCAAATGTATGGTTGTCGAGTAATCCAGAAG GCAATAGAAGTTGTTGATCTGGACCAGAAGATCAAAATGGTTGAAGAGCTTGATGGTAATGTCATGCGCTGTGTACGTGATCAGAATGGGAACCATGTCATCCAGAAATGTATTGAATGTGTTCCTGAAGATGAAATTCACTTTATTGTCTCAACATTTTTTGACCAAGTTGTCACCCTTTCCACACATCCGTATGGCTGTCGGGTGATACAG AGAGTACTAGAACACTGCAATGACCCAACAACTCAAAGTAAAGTTATGGATGAGATTTTAGGAGCTGTTAGCATGTTAGCACAAGATCAGTATGGCAATTACGTTGTTCAG CATGTGCTGGAGCATGGAAAGCCTCACGAGCGTTCTGCTATTATTAAAGAATTAGCTGGGAATATAGTTCAAATGAGTCAGCAGAAGTTTGCCTCCAATGTTGTGGAGAAGTGTTTAACTTTTGGTGGTCCTAGTGAACGCTTGCTACTAGTGAATGAGATGCTTGGTTCTACTGATGAAAATGAGCCGCTTCAG GCAATGATGAAAGATCAGTTTGCAAACTATGTTGTACAAAAAGTGCTGGAGACTTGTGACGACCAGCAGCGTGAGCTGATCCTCTCACGGATTAAAGTTCATTTGAGTGCGTTGAAAAAATACACTTACGGAAAGCACATTGTTGCACGAGTAGAGAAACTTGTTGCTGCTGGGG